A single Desulfovibrio sp. Fe33 DNA region contains:
- a CDS encoding WD40/YVTN/BNR-like repeat-containing protein yields the protein MICCLVLILGWAASSLPADAASGEFTQRGPGGAGGVYVPSFSPYQKDLLFLGTDMGTAFRSTDGGASWEIIHRRNGSTFMQFSPPAVFFEDVAFWVFKFRRLRVSRDQGVNWEAVKNAPWGKERVQHLGALPGNPNVLLVGTKKTVWRSADMGGSFDKVLDVPVTEFVVLGEAVYALAANKDLMVSRDWGKTWSARPMNIGDGEKEDVFSLAGGQSQDGPVLFAAIRKRGVFRSKDEGATWEQVRRYKGEKLLLMDPKQAKVVYAVQTGSNVNKEVLRSEDGGDTWESAFRLKVVWEKALFKDYNVEPSWAQTELMWGYYITNFGLGMDPFDSRHLILTTQGDMYETRDGGDSWRPVINTVLPPEEGETAPRYASIGLEVTSCWQYYFDPFEKNVHYGAYSDIGFLRSDDAGKTWSWAAKGCPWRNTYYQIAFDPDVPGRIFAATSKRHDIPHDMALAITRPSASTHQGGVVVSDDRGRNWTVPYAPGKIGGLPKLACTAIALDPKSPVNSRTLYAGLFGEDESAGVFRSDDGGKTWAKKSRGLGVVPNMHVLRLAIHPKSGNIYCLITGLRKKGAVYKIPGGVWKSTDKGENWQYISADSDLNWHATSLYVNPENEDEIYVTATSPAGRWLTGGLYRTRNGGATWEHILTDKQIGKAAGGDSWDHTMSFAIHPDDSDLLYVGTTHHGLLYSQDGGSSWESFKAFPFNTIQSVTVDPDDHDRMIVTTFGGGIWEGPSRP from the coding sequence ATGATTTGTTGTCTCGTCCTGATATTGGGATGGGCGGCGTCTTCGCTCCCGGCCGACGCCGCGAGCGGGGAATTCACTCAACGTGGACCGGGCGGCGCGGGCGGCGTGTATGTCCCTTCCTTCTCGCCGTATCAAAAGGACCTGCTTTTTCTCGGCACCGACATGGGCACGGCCTTTCGCTCCACCGACGGCGGCGCTTCCTGGGAGATCATTCACCGGAGAAACGGTTCGACTTTCATGCAGTTTTCTCCTCCCGCCGTATTTTTCGAGGACGTCGCCTTTTGGGTGTTCAAATTCCGGCGCCTGCGGGTCAGCCGGGATCAGGGCGTCAACTGGGAGGCCGTCAAGAACGCGCCCTGGGGGAAGGAGAGAGTGCAGCACCTCGGCGCGTTGCCGGGGAATCCGAATGTCCTTCTGGTCGGCACAAAGAAGACGGTTTGGCGTTCCGCCGACATGGGCGGGAGTTTCGACAAGGTGCTGGACGTCCCGGTAACGGAGTTCGTCGTCCTGGGCGAGGCCGTTTACGCCTTGGCCGCAAACAAGGACCTCATGGTCAGCAGGGACTGGGGCAAGACATGGTCGGCGCGTCCAATGAATATAGGGGATGGGGAAAAGGAGGACGTGTTCAGCCTCGCGGGAGGACAGTCGCAGGATGGGCCGGTTCTGTTCGCCGCCATCAGGAAACGGGGCGTCTTCCGTTCGAAGGACGAGGGCGCGACCTGGGAGCAGGTGCGTCGGTACAAGGGAGAAAAACTCCTCCTCATGGACCCGAAGCAGGCCAAAGTGGTCTACGCGGTCCAGACCGGTTCCAACGTGAACAAGGAGGTGTTGCGCTCCGAGGACGGCGGCGACACATGGGAGAGCGCGTTCAGGCTGAAGGTCGTCTGGGAAAAGGCCCTTTTCAAGGATTACAACGTGGAGCCGTCCTGGGCGCAGACCGAGTTGATGTGGGGTTACTATATCACCAACTTCGGGCTGGGCATGGACCCGTTCGATTCCCGGCATCTCATTTTGACGACCCAGGGGGACATGTACGAGACCCGCGACGGCGGCGATAGCTGGCGGCCCGTCATCAATACGGTCCTGCCCCCCGAGGAGGGCGAAACCGCTCCGCGATACGCCTCCATCGGCCTGGAAGTCACCAGTTGCTGGCAGTATTATTTCGATCCGTTCGAGAAGAACGTCCATTACGGAGCCTATTCGGATATCGGGTTCCTGCGTTCCGACGATGCGGGCAAGACCTGGAGCTGGGCGGCGAAGGGTTGCCCCTGGCGCAACACCTATTACCAGATAGCCTTTGATCCGGACGTTCCCGGCCGCATCTTCGCCGCCACGAGCAAACGCCACGACATTCCCCATGACATGGCCCTGGCCATAACCCGGCCGAGCGCCTCCACGCACCAGGGCGGAGTGGTCGTCAGTGACGACAGGGGCCGTAACTGGACCGTTCCCTATGCCCCGGGAAAGATCGGCGGCCTGCCCAAGCTCGCCTGCACGGCCATCGCCCTCGACCCCAAGTCGCCCGTGAACAGCCGGACGCTTTACGCCGGTCTGTTCGGCGAGGACGAGTCCGCGGGCGTGTTCCGCTCGGACGACGGAGGCAAGACCTGGGCCAAGAAGAGCCGGGGCTTGGGAGTGGTCCCCAACATGCACGTGTTGCGGCTGGCCATCCATCCCAAGAGCGGCAATATATACTGCCTCATCACCGGCCTCAGGAAGAAAGGGGCCGTGTACAAGATCCCCGGCGGGGTCTGGAAGTCCACGGACAAGGGCGAGAATTGGCAGTATATTTCCGCCGACTCGGATCTCAACTGGCACGCGACATCCCTGTACGTGAATCCCGAGAACGAGGATGAAATCTACGTGACCGCCACGTCCCCGGCGGGCCGCTGGCTGACGGGCGGCCTCTACCGGACGAGGAACGGCGGCGCGACCTGGGAGCACATCCTCACGGACAAGCAGATCGGCAAGGCCGCGGGCGGGGATTCCTGGGACCACACCATGAGTTTTGCCATTCACCCGGACGATTCGGACCTGCTCTACGTGGGCACCACGCACCATGGCCTGCTCTACAGCCAGGACGGCGGGAGCAGTTGGGAGAGTTTCAAAGCGTTCCCCTTCAACACCATCCAGTCCGTTACCGTGGACCCGGACGATCACGACAGGATGATCGTCACGACCTTCGGCGGCGGGATATGGGAAGGCCCGAGCCGTCCCTAA
- a CDS encoding glycosyltransferase, whose amino-acid sequence MMISGRDFVVFSDDWGRHPFSCQHLMNVFLKENRILWVNTIGLRNPTISLYDAGRIAEKAMGWLGRGKRGDDIVLPENLTVVSPFMVPWNQFGALRAFNRRQVVSCVRSAMEALEFDSPLVVATVPNAADYIGRLGERLFVFYCVDEFSEWPGVNSELVKDLERTMLSGVDMVAAVSDRLAGSKKAANGPTYLLTHGVDIEHFRQTGRVEPAEIYRDLPGPVIGYFGLIDERTDQDLLIALLERFPEASLVLIGNTKVSLSRLTQFGNFHHIPPVRYELLPRYIAGFDVAIIPYVVNALSNNINPLKLKEYMASGVPIVSTPLPEVVKFDGVIRVGSTAASFADAVESALSDGGRDVSAALAGESWAEKAELLSGWMIRRLEEKGGGRVDETVFKPMSAPGKRDGV is encoded by the coding sequence ATGATGATCAGCGGACGGGATTTCGTGGTGTTTTCGGACGACTGGGGGAGGCATCCCTTTAGTTGCCAGCACCTCATGAATGTTTTCCTCAAGGAAAACAGAATCCTTTGGGTCAACACCATCGGCCTGCGCAACCCGACCATTTCCCTCTATGACGCCGGACGCATCGCGGAGAAGGCCATGGGGTGGCTGGGACGGGGCAAGCGAGGGGATGATATCGTCCTGCCCGAAAATCTGACCGTTGTTTCGCCCTTCATGGTCCCCTGGAACCAGTTCGGAGCCCTTCGGGCCTTCAACAGACGCCAGGTGGTGTCCTGCGTGCGGAGCGCGATGGAGGCGTTGGAATTCGATTCGCCCCTGGTGGTGGCCACCGTGCCCAACGCGGCGGACTACATCGGCAGGCTCGGCGAGAGGCTGTTCGTCTTCTATTGCGTGGACGAGTTCAGCGAATGGCCGGGGGTCAACAGCGAACTGGTGAAAGATCTCGAAAGGACGATGTTGTCAGGGGTGGACATGGTGGCGGCCGTGTCCGACCGGCTGGCCGGGAGCAAGAAGGCCGCCAACGGACCGACTTATCTGCTGACTCACGGCGTGGACATCGAGCATTTCCGTCAGACCGGCCGGGTGGAGCCTGCGGAGATATACAGGGACCTGCCGGGGCCGGTGATCGGCTATTTCGGCCTGATCGACGAGCGCACCGACCAGGACTTGCTGATCGCGCTCCTGGAGCGGTTCCCGGAGGCGTCTTTGGTGCTCATCGGCAACACCAAGGTTTCGCTGTCGCGCCTGACGCAATTCGGCAATTTCCATCACATCCCGCCCGTGCGCTACGAGCTCCTGCCCCGGTACATCGCGGGGTTCGATGTGGCGATTATCCCGTATGTCGTCAATGCGTTGTCAAATAATATCAACCCGCTCAAGCTCAAGGAATACATGGCCTCTGGAGTGCCCATCGTTTCCACGCCGTTGCCCGAGGTCGTCAAATTCGACGGCGTCATTCGCGTGGGTTCGACCGCGGCGTCGTTCGCCGATGCCGTGGAGTCCGCCCTGTCCGACGGGGGGAGGGACGTTTCGGCGGCTCTTGCCGGAGAATCCTGGGCGGAAAAAGCGGAACTCCTGTCCGGTTGGATGATCCGGCGTCTGGAGGAGAAAGGCGGCGGCCGCGTCGATGAAACCGTGTTCAAGCCCATGTCTGCGCCCGGCAAGCGAGATGGAGTATAA
- a CDS encoding O-antigen ligase family protein encodes MLNSVRSPRIGLLPNFAIYLLMLVFVGNLPAFSSIFAFRGLGFIAAAVGVIAMAVSQQRQSFADMFRDVPVFKFILGLMAMVFLSVPMSVWVGGAFSMAKTYLYTIAFFFSLVVLAKGENGLRVLLNSGLLVFALLAFGLVMNHGQGRAMIEGSLYDSNDVAYVLLSFMPLLFYYLHSLRIPVVKWIGYFVILTGVLGLGLTESRGGVLAFVVVFLVFLRFEKVSFKLILSGALIGLIALNFLPGAFWERMATLTDLSSDYNMQSEFGRMAIWEHGLDMFYSNLLTGVGVGQFSAGSGMSGAVFMTAHNSVIQIAAELGLIGLVCYLVMVLYPLRTLKKRIKDPAMKVRPHYPLYKGLYISFVGQFCGSQFISAGYFKSLYYLLAVYVVIVLIDVAYDEESAAETVEEHVPVEAPEEGEKRKYKIKKKRTYTMMDKKP; translated from the coding sequence ATGCTGAACTCCGTCCGCAGCCCCCGCATCGGCCTGTTGCCGAACTTTGCCATCTATCTGCTGATGCTCGTATTTGTCGGGAATCTTCCCGCCTTCAGCTCCATATTCGCGTTTCGCGGGCTGGGTTTCATCGCCGCGGCGGTGGGCGTTATCGCCATGGCCGTTTCGCAACAGCGACAGTCCTTCGCCGACATGTTCAGGGACGTGCCGGTGTTCAAATTTATTCTGGGATTGATGGCGATGGTCTTCCTGTCCGTGCCGATGAGCGTCTGGGTGGGCGGAGCCTTCAGCATGGCCAAGACCTATCTCTATACGATCGCGTTTTTCTTTTCGCTGGTCGTCCTTGCCAAAGGCGAAAACGGGTTGCGCGTATTGCTCAACAGCGGCTTGCTGGTTTTCGCACTGCTCGCGTTCGGTCTGGTCATGAACCATGGGCAGGGGCGGGCCATGATCGAGGGATCTCTCTATGATTCCAATGATGTGGCCTATGTTCTGCTCTCGTTCATGCCGCTGCTGTTCTATTATTTGCATTCGTTGCGCATCCCGGTCGTCAAGTGGATCGGGTATTTCGTCATCCTGACCGGGGTATTGGGGCTGGGACTGACCGAATCCCGTGGCGGCGTTCTCGCCTTCGTGGTGGTCTTCCTCGTGTTTCTGCGTTTCGAGAAGGTCAGTTTCAAGTTGATCCTGTCGGGCGCGCTGATCGGGTTGATCGCTCTCAACTTTCTGCCCGGGGCGTTCTGGGAGCGGATGGCGACGCTGACGGACCTCTCTTCCGATTACAACATGCAAAGCGAATTCGGAAGGATGGCCATATGGGAACATGGCCTCGACATGTTCTATTCGAATCTCCTGACCGGCGTCGGCGTCGGCCAGTTCTCGGCGGGCAGCGGCATGAGCGGAGCCGTGTTCATGACGGCGCACAATTCCGTCATTCAGATTGCTGCGGAACTTGGGCTTATCGGCCTCGTCTGCTACCTCGTCATGGTCCTGTATCCGCTGCGGACCCTGAAGAAGCGGATCAAGGACCCGGCCATGAAGGTCCGGCCCCATTATCCCCTCTACAAGGGCCTGTACATTTCCTTTGTCGGCCAGTTTTGCGGGAGCCAGTTCATTTCAGCGGGATATTTCAAGAGTCTCTATTATCTGTTGGCTGTATATGTCGTGATTGTCCTTATTGATGTGGCGTATGACGAAGAGAGTGCCGCGGAAACGGTCGAGGAGCACGTTCCCGTGGAAGCGCCGGAAGAAGGGGAAAAGCGAAAGTACAAGATCAAGAAGAAACGTACGTACACGATGATGGACAAGAAGCCTTAG
- a CDS encoding glycosyltransferase family 2 protein, with translation MESVFWWCLAVLAYAFAGYPLALRLLVRMRPRRAAFGGDGLPSVTMILSAFNEEAVIADKIRNFLDLEYPPEKMDFIIVSDGSTDRTEEIVAEFVGERARLLVQETNQGKTAALNRAADETDSDILVFTDANSMFDRDAVRKLAGHFADPEIGLVSGHSEYVAKNGESGSGAYRRYEDSLKEMEGSLWGVVGADGAIYAMRRSLYRPMRPEHINDFLHPIQAVMSGYAVVQEQGAICREPVDEVGPGELKRQTRIMTQSWIIVFSQLPELVKNRRIGFLWQLFSHKILRWLTLPLMALLLAANLCVLGDGGFYVLALVGQIFFYAAAYAFRRADGGIKQLPYSFLLLHLSAVIGLVQYFKGEKYISWKPRES, from the coding sequence ATGGAATCCGTTTTCTGGTGGTGCCTGGCGGTTCTCGCCTATGCCTTTGCGGGGTATCCCCTCGCGTTGCGGCTCCTTGTCCGGATGCGCCCCCGTCGCGCGGCCTTCGGCGGGGACGGCCTGCCGAGCGTGACCATGATTCTGTCCGCCTTCAATGAGGAAGCCGTCATCGCCGACAAGATCAGGAATTTTCTCGACCTCGAATATCCTCCTGAAAAGATGGATTTCATCATCGTCTCCGACGGCAGCACGGACAGGACCGAGGAAATCGTCGCCGAATTCGTCGGCGAGAGGGCGCGGCTGCTGGTCCAGGAAACCAACCAGGGCAAGACCGCCGCGCTCAACCGGGCCGCTGACGAGACGGACAGCGACATCCTCGTGTTCACCGACGCCAATTCCATGTTCGACAGGGACGCGGTCCGGAAACTGGCCGGACATTTCGCCGACCCGGAAATCGGGCTGGTCAGCGGGCATTCGGAGTACGTCGCGAAGAACGGCGAATCCGGCAGCGGCGCATACCGCCGCTATGAGGACAGCCTGAAGGAGATGGAGGGCTCCCTTTGGGGCGTGGTGGGCGCGGACGGCGCCATATACGCCATGCGCCGCTCCCTGTACCGGCCGATGCGGCCCGAACACATCAACGATTTTCTCCATCCGATTCAGGCGGTCATGTCCGGATATGCGGTCGTGCAGGAGCAGGGCGCGATCTGCCGCGAGCCCGTGGACGAGGTCGGGCCGGGAGAGCTCAAACGTCAGACCCGCATCATGACCCAGTCCTGGATCATCGTCTTTTCGCAACTGCCGGAGCTGGTTAAAAACCGGCGAATCGGGTTCCTGTGGCAGCTCTTCTCGCATAAGATTCTGCGTTGGCTGACCCTGCCGCTCATGGCGTTGCTTCTGGCGGCGAATCTGTGCGTCCTGGGCGACGGCGGCTTCTATGTCCTGGCCCTGGTCGGCCAGATATTCTTTTATGCCGCAGCCTACGCCTTTCGAAGGGCGGACGGCGGCATCAAGCAGTTGCCGTATTCCTTTCTTCTGCTCCATCTGAGCGCGGTCATCGGCCTGGTCCAGTATTTCAAGGGCGAAAAATACATTTCCTGGAAGCCGAGGGAGTCCTGA
- a CDS encoding glycosyltransferase family 4 protein, which produces MKKDRRPAVCMFMASSILGGPGKGLIQFFRCGGSELSRPTVAGFDIAGKTGGCEFDDRMRETGVRFELLRQTRRFDWGLVGQARRIVEDTQSEILQSHGYKPHVLCLILKWLTGRPWVAFVHGWTSEDWRMRCYNILEKIIVRFADSVIPVSESLADRLGMRSHRKVTVIPNAVDPDDYDLDNIARDLRKEYGVAEDEILLGVIGRMSPEKGQTYFLEGLKQARNRVGKVKALLVGDGQDRAALERLAGELSLEDAVTFTGYTRDVASVYNAIDCLVLPSLSEGMPNVALEAMLFGKPVLATRVGGTPEVVLDGETGILVPSADAGALADGLVRMCRDRDEMKAFGEAGARRVRESFSPYERVKRIVSVYKSLA; this is translated from the coding sequence ATGAAGAAAGACAGGCGTCCCGCCGTGTGCATGTTTATGGCTTCCTCCATCCTCGGCGGTCCCGGCAAGGGGTTGATCCAGTTCTTTCGTTGCGGAGGGAGCGAACTCTCCCGTCCCACGGTCGCCGGGTTCGACATCGCGGGGAAGACGGGCGGTTGCGAGTTTGACGACCGGATGCGCGAGACCGGGGTTCGCTTCGAGCTGCTCCGGCAAACCCGGCGATTCGATTGGGGGTTGGTCGGGCAGGCCCGAAGGATCGTGGAGGATACGCAGTCCGAGATTCTGCAATCGCACGGCTACAAGCCCCATGTCCTGTGCCTGATCCTGAAATGGCTGACCGGACGGCCTTGGGTCGCCTTCGTGCACGGCTGGACCTCCGAGGACTGGCGGATGCGGTGCTACAACATTCTGGAAAAAATCATCGTTCGTTTCGCCGATTCCGTCATCCCCGTGTCGGAGTCTCTGGCGGACCGGCTCGGGATGCGCTCGCACCGCAAGGTCACGGTCATCCCCAATGCCGTCGACCCCGACGATTACGACCTGGATAACATCGCCCGCGATTTGCGGAAGGAATACGGCGTGGCCGAGGACGAGATTCTGCTCGGGGTTATCGGGCGGATGAGCCCGGAAAAAGGGCAGACGTATTTCCTGGAAGGATTGAAACAGGCCCGGAATCGCGTGGGCAAGGTCAAGGCGCTTCTGGTCGGCGACGGCCAGGACAGGGCCGCCTTGGAGCGTCTCGCCGGGGAATTGTCCCTTGAGGATGCGGTGACGTTCACCGGGTACACCCGCGATGTCGCCTCCGTGTACAACGCCATCGACTGCCTTGTCCTCCCGTCCCTGAGCGAGGGGATGCCGAACGTGGCCCTCGAAGCCATGCTGTTCGGCAAGCCTGTGCTGGCGACCCGGGTGGGCGGCACGCCGGAAGTCGTTCTCGACGGGGAAACGGGCATATTGGTCCCGTCCGCGGATGCCGGGGCATTGGCCGACGGTCTGGTGCGCATGTGCCGGGACCGGGACGAAATGAAGGCTTTCGGCGAGGCGGGCGCGCGCAGGGTGCGCGAGTCCTTTTCGCCGTATGAACGCGTCAAACGAATAGTATCGGTATATAAATCCCTTGCATGA
- a CDS encoding DegT/DnrJ/EryC1/StrS family aminotransferase, producing the protein MTLRALAPSGVPFSLGDIVQGLLAAVDGERSMTRFRDQVAARFGKRHVRFFSSGRGAVSAGLSALHARFPARDEVVIPAYTSFSVASAVVHAGLKVRLYDVDPETLGPVPESLERALGDRSLCLMVCHLFGCPADMDMAREMAGRYGVPLFDDAAQAMGAAWKGKQAGTFGDIGLFSLSRGKNISAVDGGILVTDEDWLAEGLDALAPPAPSMRGKVKLWLTALALCVLMHPRLYWIPNSLPFLKLGESHFDPDFGVTALTPFQAGLGMRMLRRLDRINAGRGSVAVQWMNVLNGRKFPSLPEGSDSVWLRLPLLDSGPGDVMKEYGVVRSYPTGLHEIEALRPHLAGDGTYPGAERLARSLVTLPTQGYVTGQDIEHVARAMGGGAV; encoded by the coding sequence ATGACGTTGCGCGCCCTGGCTCCCTCCGGTGTTCCCTTTTCCCTGGGCGATATCGTTCAGGGCTTGCTCGCGGCCGTGGACGGCGAGCGCAGCATGACCCGTTTCAGGGATCAGGTGGCCGCCCGCTTTGGCAAGCGGCATGTGCGGTTCTTCTCCTCGGGCCGGGGCGCGGTCAGCGCGGGGCTGAGCGCGCTGCACGCGCGGTTTCCGGCTCGCGACGAGGTCGTGATTCCGGCCTACACCAGCTTTTCCGTGGCCTCGGCCGTGGTTCACGCCGGGCTCAAGGTCCGCCTTTACGATGTGGACCCGGAAACGCTCGGGCCTGTCCCGGAGAGCCTGGAGCGCGCCTTGGGCGACAGGTCGCTGTGCCTCATGGTCTGCCATCTTTTCGGTTGCCCGGCCGATATGGACATGGCCCGTGAAATGGCCGGCCGATACGGTGTTCCGCTGTTCGACGATGCGGCCCAGGCCATGGGAGCGGCCTGGAAGGGCAAACAGGCCGGAACGTTCGGCGACATCGGTCTGTTCAGCCTGAGCCGGGGCAAGAATATTTCCGCCGTGGACGGGGGCATTTTGGTCACGGACGAGGATTGGCTTGCCGAAGGGCTGGACGCCCTGGCTCCCCCGGCCCCGTCCATGCGGGGAAAGGTCAAGCTGTGGCTCACGGCCCTGGCCCTGTGCGTTCTCATGCATCCGCGCCTGTACTGGATTCCCAACAGTCTGCCGTTCCTGAAATTGGGCGAGTCCCATTTCGATCCGGATTTCGGCGTGACCGCATTGACGCCTTTCCAGGCCGGGCTGGGGATGCGGATGCTGCGTCGTCTTGACCGCATCAACGCCGGGCGCGGGAGCGTCGCCGTTCAATGGATGAACGTCCTGAATGGGAGGAAATTCCCCAGCTTGCCGGAAGGAAGCGATTCCGTATGGCTCCGGCTTCCGCTGCTGGACAGCGGCCCCGGCGATGTCATGAAGGAGTACGGCGTGGTCCGCTCCTACCCCACCGGTCTGCATGAGATAGAGGCGTTGCGGCCGCATCTGGCCGGGGATGGAACGTATCCAGGCGCCGAGCGGCTTGCCCGGTCGCTGGTGACGCTGCCGACCCAGGGGTATGTTACGGGACAGGACATCGAACATGTCGCCCGCGCGATGGGCGGGGGAGCCGTGTGA
- a CDS encoding lipopolysaccharide biosynthesis protein, with protein sequence MTVLKYIFGSSLLRNASYFLTIATGLIVTPILVRALGSEDYAKWVLINTLLIYFMAFDFGYSSSVARYVSRKYEEWGEGSAQRCITTAFYALCGALVVSLSLIAVGYTFLRERFFSGMPPELIVSVLFLLLCYSTIIPLRVFHGVLRSQLKWNTISLIVMTKSVLMNAIIVVMALNDYGLYAVIFPNAAFVIIEYLAYYFYAKRSYKFTLNPKGFDLRVLKSLSSYSISFFLIQVSNMFGRRMQAFFIALYISLPAVTIYTIGLQMLKYYEELMCSTFDVLAPYFSRHEQDSQRMISDYLTISAHCFSVAAFGGYMVWAYAKPFLYYWIGPELLPSTAVISALVIPFVLRTAHIPSRELLYGTSNHKFMVPLNVLAFAVNLTLLFFLVKPFGMAGVLWAMGSTMLFFRVGVFMFLLFRKMHIPAGKYLYNVYAKPLAVYMLPQFLIHYFIYPRFDVFSLELGFVFVLSIVLFSVTFYAVVRKELREPEVPAEQG encoded by the coding sequence ATGACTGTCCTCAAGTATATTTTCGGAAGCTCTCTTTTGCGCAACGCTTCCTATTTCCTGACCATCGCCACGGGTCTCATCGTGACGCCCATCCTCGTGCGCGCGTTGGGGAGCGAGGACTACGCCAAATGGGTGCTGATAAACACGCTGCTCATTTATTTCATGGCGTTCGATTTCGGCTACTCCTCCAGCGTCGCCCGCTACGTTTCCCGCAAGTACGAGGAGTGGGGGGAGGGAAGCGCACAACGGTGCATCACCACGGCGTTTTACGCGCTGTGCGGCGCCCTGGTGGTCTCGCTTTCGCTGATAGCCGTGGGCTATACCTTCTTGAGGGAGCGGTTCTTTTCCGGAATGCCGCCCGAGCTCATCGTGTCGGTCCTGTTCCTGCTCCTCTGTTATTCGACCATCATCCCCTTGCGCGTATTCCATGGCGTTTTGCGGTCACAGTTGAAATGGAACACCATTTCTCTGATCGTCATGACCAAATCGGTGTTGATGAACGCCATCATCGTCGTCATGGCGTTGAACGACTACGGGCTCTACGCCGTCATTTTTCCGAACGCGGCCTTCGTCATCATCGAATACCTGGCGTATTATTTTTACGCCAAGCGGTCCTACAAGTTCACGTTGAACCCGAAGGGGTTCGACCTGCGCGTGCTGAAGTCGCTTTCCTCCTACAGCATATCCTTTTTCCTGATTCAGGTTTCCAACATGTTCGGCCGGCGGATGCAGGCGTTCTTCATCGCCCTGTACATCAGCCTTCCGGCAGTCACCATTTATACGATCGGTTTGCAGATGCTGAAGTACTACGAGGAGTTGATGTGCAGCACCTTTGACGTTCTGGCTCCCTATTTCAGCAGGCACGAGCAGGATTCTCAACGTATGATATCGGATTACCTGACCATATCCGCCCATTGCTTTTCCGTGGCGGCTTTCGGCGGGTACATGGTCTGGGCGTATGCGAAACCGTTTCTCTATTATTGGATCGGGCCCGAGCTGCTTCCGTCGACGGCGGTCATCAGCGCCTTGGTGATTCCCTTTGTCCTCAGGACGGCGCACATCCCGAGCCGGGAGCTTCTCTACGGGACTTCGAATCACAAATTCATGGTCCCGCTGAATGTCCTGGCGTTCGCCGTCAACCTCACCCTGCTTTTCTTCCTGGTGAAGCCGTTCGGCATGGCGGGCGTCTTGTGGGCCATGGGCAGCACCATGTTGTTTTTCCGGGTCGGCGTGTTCATGTTCCTCTTGTTCAGGAAAATGCACATCCCCGCCGGGAAATATCTCTACAACGTCTACGCCAAGCCGTTGGCGGTTTATATGCTGCCCCAGTTCCTGATACACTATTTCATCTACCCGCGGTTCGACGTCTTTTCGTTGGAACTCGGGTTCGTGTTCGTTCTCAGCATCGTCCTGTTCAGCGTGACCTTCTACGCCGTCGTGCGGAAGGAATTGCGCGAGCCCGAAGTCCCTGCGGAGCAGGGCTAG
- a CDS encoding carboxylate--amine ligase, with translation MSRCSGKEKGLPPALVTSAHSRVGYTVARQLAKAGIPVIVGSGSENVMAMQSRHVCGTFVHPSPFKDEDGFVQCLLDTADKYSARVLMPILEETFLVAKAAGRLRERFAIAMPSYETLLSVHDKYRLGLLSERIGVPTPRLASFEQIAEDHSLLDAFRFPVLVKPRQGGGGWAVNEFATPASVLEVLDGGRYLDLPLERFFVQEKIKGSGIGLAMLYGKGTCMASIGYRQVRTYPVPFGQPTYRASVHDPVSERHLRTLLDHLEWDGVCQADFLISREDGTPYLIDVNPRYWGSVGHSIAAGVNIPVMHYRLALGLPCDPVAGFDVDARSRWLGGDIMSFAGSYRLAENKLAFVKDFLFTRSAYCDDFSFDDPVPFFRWGWDKLRHKGQGDAMEGIWK, from the coding sequence ATGAGTCGTTGTTCGGGTAAGGAAAAAGGGTTGCCCCCCGCTTTGGTGACATCCGCCCACAGCCGGGTGGGGTACACCGTCGCGCGGCAATTGGCCAAGGCCGGAATTCCCGTGATCGTCGGGTCGGGCTCGGAAAATGTCATGGCCATGCAATCCCGGCATGTCTGCGGCACGTTTGTCCATCCCTCGCCGTTCAAGGACGAGGACGGTTTCGTGCAATGCCTTCTGGACACTGCCGACAAGTACTCCGCAAGGGTCCTGATGCCGATACTGGAGGAGACCTTCCTGGTGGCCAAGGCGGCCGGAAGGCTGCGGGAGCGGTTCGCCATCGCCATGCCCAGCTATGAAACGCTGTTGAGCGTGCACGACAAGTACCGGCTCGGCCTGCTGTCCGAAAGGATAGGCGTGCCCACGCCGAGGCTGGCGTCCTTCGAGCAGATTGCGGAGGACCATTCCCTTTTGGACGCTTTCCGGTTTCCTGTCCTGGTCAAGCCCAGGCAGGGCGGCGGCGGCTGGGCGGTTAACGAGTTCGCCACCCCGGCCTCCGTGCTCGAAGTCCTTGATGGCGGGCGTTATCTCGATCTGCCCCTGGAACGTTTTTTCGTTCAGGAAAAGATCAAGGGGTCGGGCATAGGGCTGGCCATGCTTTACGGCAAGGGGACCTGCATGGCCTCCATAGGCTATCGCCAGGTCCGCACTTATCCGGTGCCGTTCGGCCAGCCGACCTACCGCGCCAGCGTCCATGATCCCGTGAGCGAGCGGCACCTCAGGACGCTGCTCGATCACCTTGAGTGGGACGGCGTCTGCCAGGCGGATTTCCTGATTTCCAGGGAAGATGGGACTCCGTACCTCATCGACGTCAACCCCCGGTATTGGGGGTCCGTCGGACACAGCATCGCCGCCGGTGTCAATATCCCCGTCATGCACTACCGCCTGGCCCTGGGGCTGCCCTGCGATCCCGTGGCCGGATTCGACGTGGACGCCCGTTCGCGCTGGCTCGGCGGGGACATCATGTCCTTTGCGGGCAGTTACCGTCTGGCCGAGAACAAGCTGGCGTTCGTGAAGGATTTTCTGTTTACCCGCTCCGCATACTGCGACGATTTTTCGTTCGACGACCCGGTTCCGTTCTTCCGATGGGGCTGGGACAAGCTCCGGCACAAGGGGCAGGGCGACGCCATGGAGGGCATCTGGAAGTGA